From a region of the Thermomicrobium roseum DSM 5159 genome:
- a CDS encoding succinate dehydrogenase iron-sulfur subunit — protein sequence MQVTLRIQRFNPETDTKPYYREYTVEVEPTDRVLDALNYVKWYQDGSLTFRRSCAHGVCGSDAMRINGRNRLACKVLIKDLGPKITIEPLLGFRIIRDLVVDMEPFFAQYRTVMPYLINEEPPPVRERLQSPEERALYDDTTKCILCACCTSACPIFWTNEWLGPAAIVNAHRFLFDSRDRATEERLAILNQRFGVWRCRTIFNCTEACPRGIQVTNAIEQVKRRILFEQS from the coding sequence ATGCAGGTGACGTTGCGTATCCAACGGTTCAATCCCGAAACCGATACCAAACCGTACTACCGCGAGTACACGGTCGAGGTCGAACCGACTGATCGGGTCCTCGATGCGCTCAACTACGTCAAGTGGTACCAGGATGGCAGCTTGACCTTCCGCCGCAGCTGCGCGCACGGCGTCTGTGGTTCCGACGCCATGCGTATCAATGGGCGCAATCGACTGGCCTGCAAGGTGCTCATCAAGGACCTCGGGCCGAAAATCACGATCGAGCCGTTGCTCGGCTTTCGCATCATCCGTGACCTCGTCGTGGACATGGAGCCCTTCTTCGCCCAGTATCGCACCGTCATGCCTTACCTCATCAACGAGGAGCCACCACCGGTCCGCGAGCGCCTGCAATCACCGGAGGAGCGCGCTCTCTACGACGATACGACCAAGTGCATTCTCTGCGCCTGTTGTACCTCCGCCTGCCCCATTTTCTGGACGAACGAATGGCTCGGCCCGGCCGCGATCGTGAACGCGCATCGCTTTTTGTTCGACTCGCGCGATCGGGCGACCGAGGAGCGACTTGCGATTCTCAACCAGCGATTCGGTGTGTGGCGCTGCCGGACGATCTTCAATTGCACGGAAGCATGCCCGCGTGGTATCCAGGTCACCAACGCGATCGAGCAGGTCAAGCGCCGTATCCTCTTCGAGCAAAGCTAG